Proteins from a single region of Rhodospirillales bacterium:
- a CDS encoding amino acid ABC transporter substrate-binding protein, whose amino-acid sequence MMRWMRWAFALLAVLAGMTTTAAADTLETVRNRGWLTCGVANDLPGFSAPDAKGHWTGLDVDVCRAVAAAVFGTAEKVRFVPLNAQARLTALQSGEIDVLARNTTFTLTRDTAAGINFTVINYYDGQGFLVRKSLGVASARQLSGASVCLQTGTTTELNLADFARAAGLDLRPVTIEKYEEMVGAYLAGRCDALSADASALATIRANATPDPDAHVVLPELISKEPLAPAVRQGDDRWFDIVKWSQFAMIEAEERGIDSHTVDAAARSDDPGVARLLGATPGAAAALGLADGWARAIIHDVGNYAESFDRNLGAGSALKLPRGANALWTKGGLMYAMPFR is encoded by the coding sequence ATGATGCGATGGATGCGATGGGCATTCGCTCTCCTCGCCGTACTGGCCGGCATGACAACCACCGCCGCGGCGGATACGCTCGAGACCGTACGCAACCGCGGCTGGCTGACTTGCGGCGTGGCCAACGACCTGCCCGGTTTCAGCGCGCCGGACGCCAAGGGCCACTGGACCGGGCTCGACGTCGACGTCTGCCGCGCCGTCGCCGCCGCCGTGTTTGGCACCGCTGAAAAGGTCCGCTTCGTGCCGCTCAATGCCCAGGCGCGGCTGACGGCGTTGCAAAGCGGCGAAATCGATGTCCTGGCCCGCAACACCACGTTCACCCTCACCCGCGACACGGCGGCGGGGATCAATTTCACCGTCATCAACTACTACGACGGCCAAGGATTTCTCGTCCGCAAGTCCCTCGGCGTCGCCAGTGCCCGCCAGCTCTCCGGCGCCAGCGTCTGCCTGCAAACCGGCACGACGACCGAGCTCAACCTCGCTGACTTCGCCCGTGCCGCCGGCCTCGACCTCAGGCCGGTGACGATCGAGAAGTACGAGGAGATGGTGGGAGCCTATCTCGCCGGACGCTGCGATGCGCTCAGCGCCGACGCCTCGGCGCTGGCGACCATCCGCGCCAACGCGACGCCCGATCCCGACGCGCACGTCGTCTTGCCCGAGCTGATCTCCAAGGAACCGCTGGCACCGGCGGTCCGTCAGGGCGATGATCGCTGGTTTGACATCGTCAAGTGGTCACAGTTCGCGATGATCGAGGCGGAAGAGCGCGGCATCGATTCGCATACCGTCGATGCCGCTGCGCGCTCGGACGACCCAGGCGTTGCCCGGCTGCTCGGCGCGACACCGGGGGCGGCGGCCGCGCTCGGCCTCGCCGACGGCTGGGCGCGCGCGATCATCCACGATGTTGGCAACTATGCCGAAAGCTTTGATCGCAATCTCGGCGCGGGGTCCGCGTTGAAACTGCCGCGTGGCGCGAATGCGCTGTGGACGAAAGGCGGGCTGATGTATGCGATGCCGTTCCGCTGA
- a CDS encoding RES family NAD+ phosphorylase, giving the protein MTPPAFARARVDWQRAWRIIPSKYPPIQLFEDLTHDPADWELLAELESAVNPRVRQELGAISLVPPELRVRSTAVMAAFVHLNPLGSRFSDGRYGVYYAAQYRETAIRETVYHLEQRLRAGAAVPDDLDQRVYVGAIVGTFVDLTRDTEALAPLMAPDDYEASRRFAAEMRAAGEDGIVYVSVRHPGHKALAVFRAPCISPPVQERHLRYHWDGSHILRYFDYASEEWFEL; this is encoded by the coding sequence GTGACGCCGCCAGCGTTCGCGCGCGCGCGGGTGGACTGGCAACGGGCGTGGCGGATCATTCCCAGCAAGTATCCACCGATTCAACTGTTCGAGGACTTAACGCACGACCCCGCCGACTGGGAGTTGCTGGCCGAACTGGAGTCCGCGGTCAATCCGCGCGTCCGCCAGGAACTCGGCGCGATCAGCCTAGTCCCCCCCGAGCTGCGGGTCCGCTCGACGGCGGTGATGGCCGCATTCGTCCACCTCAATCCTCTCGGCTCGCGGTTCAGCGACGGGCGCTACGGCGTCTATTATGCCGCGCAGTATCGGGAAACCGCCATTCGCGAGACCGTTTACCATCTTGAGCAGCGCCTGCGCGCCGGTGCCGCTGTTCCCGACGATCTTGACCAGCGGGTCTACGTCGGTGCGATTGTCGGCACGTTCGTCGATTTGACGCGTGATACCGAAGCCTTGGCGCCGCTCATGGCGCCCGACGACTACGAAGCGAGCCGGCGCTTCGCCGCCGAGATGCGCGCCGCCGGCGAGGATGGCATCGTCTATGTCAGCGTCCGTCACCCCGGCCACAAGGCGCTCGCCGTGTTCCGAGCGCCGTGCATCTCGCCGCCCGTCCAAGAGCGGCACCTGCGCTATCACTGGGATGGATCGCACATTCTGCGCTACTTCGATTATGCCAGCGAGGAGTGGTTCGAGCTTTGA
- a CDS encoding DUF2384 domain-containing protein codes for MTRAPQTGRQTTVDPLNNRAHIAAGLKAFFVLAELWKLNNEQARVLLGRPSERTFYNWKSGKVSGAPRDTMSRIGYLLGIHRALRTLFANPENVYGWISRNNDDFNGQAPLQRMLAGDVTDLAFVRQYLDALRGGWV; via the coding sequence ATGACGCGAGCTCCGCAGACAGGCAGGCAAACGACGGTTGACCCCCTCAACAACCGGGCACACATCGCCGCCGGTTTGAAGGCATTTTTCGTTCTCGCCGAGCTGTGGAAGCTGAACAACGAGCAGGCGCGGGTTCTGCTCGGTCGCCCATCGGAGCGCACGTTCTACAATTGGAAGAGCGGCAAGGTCAGCGGAGCCCCGCGCGATACGATGAGCCGGATCGGTTATTTGCTCGGAATCCATCGGGCGCTGCGGACATTGTTCGCCAATCCGGAGAACGTCTACGGCTGGATCAGCCGCAACAACGATGATTTCAACGGTCAGGCCCCCTTGCAGCGGATGCTGGCTGGTGACGTCACCGACCTCGCCTTCGTCCGCCAGTATCTCGATGCCTTGCGCGGGGGCTGGGTGTGA
- a CDS encoding acyl-CoA synthetase encodes MPEKTALIVAHAPDREHRWSYSEIDTLVRRLAGGLRAMGLPRGARLMIRMDNDVWYIVTFFAALAAGLVPLPSSSALTSAEAEFLLVDSGAAAIALSDALALAHAAPEGVSVLRAEDIEALARTHSALDYGDTAADDPGFLIYTSGTVGRPKGVLHAHRSAWGRRPMYDGWSGLAAGDVVLHAGAFNWTYTLGVGLIDPWANGATAVLYNGPNDPGVWTRLIARHNVTIFATVPSLYRRILKYGDCSAPPLASLRHGLTAGEALPAAVLDTWGQTTGKPLYEALGMSEISTYISTGPGMAIRPGSPGKPQRGRRIAILAADEPEPRELPPGDVGLLAVHRSDPGLMLGYWNRPDEEAAVFRGEWFCGGDLAHIDNDGYVWFAGRHDDILNPMGYRLSPLEVEGVLARHPMVHEVAVGEIAVASGISVLAAFVVPHGDGDEAALLAFAKEHLASYKLPRRVIFVDHLPRTRNGKLLRRELPRRDPEPSNGG; translated from the coding sequence ATGCCGGAGAAGACGGCGCTGATCGTGGCGCACGCGCCGGATCGCGAGCATCGCTGGTCCTACAGTGAAATCGACACGCTGGTCCGCCGGCTCGCCGGCGGGCTGCGGGCGATGGGTCTGCCTCGCGGCGCGCGGCTGATGATCCGCATGGACAACGACGTCTGGTACATCGTCACCTTCTTCGCCGCGCTCGCCGCCGGGCTGGTGCCGCTGCCGTCGTCGTCGGCCCTGACCTCCGCGGAGGCGGAGTTCCTGCTCGTCGATTCCGGCGCGGCGGCGATCGCGCTATCCGATGCGCTGGCCTTGGCGCACGCGGCGCCGGAGGGGGTAAGCGTCCTGCGCGCCGAGGACATCGAGGCTCTGGCCCGCACCCACTCCGCGCTCGACTATGGCGACACCGCTGCCGACGATCCCGGATTTCTGATCTATACCTCGGGGACGGTGGGACGACCAAAAGGAGTACTGCACGCTCACCGCTCCGCCTGGGGGCGCCGGCCGATGTACGACGGCTGGTCCGGTCTCGCAGCCGGCGACGTCGTCCTTCACGCCGGAGCGTTCAACTGGACCTATACCCTCGGCGTCGGCCTGATCGACCCCTGGGCCAACGGCGCCACCGCCGTCCTCTACAACGGCCCCAATGATCCGGGCGTATGGACGCGGTTGATCGCCCGGCATAACGTTACGATCTTCGCAACCGTACCAAGCCTTTATCGACGTATCTTGAAGTACGGTGATTGCTCGGCCCCCCCCCTCGCCTCCCTGCGCCACGGTCTGACCGCCGGCGAAGCGCTCCCCGCCGCCGTTCTCGACACCTGGGGACAAACGACCGGCAAGCCGCTCTACGAAGCACTCGGCATGAGCGAGATATCCACCTACATTTCCACCGGCCCCGGCATGGCGATCCGGCCGGGAAGCCCCGGCAAGCCGCAACGTGGGCGGCGTATCGCCATCCTCGCCGCCGATGAGCCAGAGCCGCGCGAATTGCCACCGGGTGACGTCGGCCTCCTCGCCGTCCACCGCTCCGATCCCGGCCTGATGCTCGGCTACTGGAACCGGCCGGACGAGGAGGCCGCGGTGTTTCGCGGCGAATGGTTCTGCGGCGGCGACCTCGCACACATCGACAACGACGGCTACGTGTGGTTTGCTGGCCGCCACGACGATATCCTCAACCCGATGGGCTACCGCCTCTCACCGCTCGAGGTCGAGGGCGTGCTCGCCCGCCATCCGATGGTGCACGAGGTGGCGGTCGGCGAAATCGCCGTGGCGTCCGGGATCAGCGTGCTCGCCGCCTTCGTCGTACCGCATGGCGACGGCGACGAAGCGGCGCTGCTCGCGTTTGCCAAGGAGCACCTTGCGAGCTACAAGTTGCCGCGTCGGGTGATCTTCGTGGATCACCTGCCGCGCACGCGCAACGGCAAGCTGCTCCGCCGCGAGCTGCCGCGCCGCGATCCTGAACCGAGCAACGGCGGATAG
- a CDS encoding 3-hydroxybutyrate dehydrogenase yields METQRTVVVTGSTSGIGLGIAQAFATGGCKVVLNGRSGGAASAALCAQMKSETGADVTFVAADVGRSEEAAGLIAGAEAVFGGVDILVNNAGIQHVAPLEAFDAERWDAVLATNLSSVFYTSRAALPGMRARAWGRIINIASVHGLVASPFKAAYVAAKHGVLGLTKVIALEAAEAGITCNAVCPGYVWTPLVANQIEDQAAAHGIPREQVIRDVILAPQPTKAFIDAGEIAALCLFLASDAAKSINGATLPVDGGWTAR; encoded by the coding sequence ATGGAAACCCAGCGCACTGTTGTCGTCACCGGCTCGACCAGCGGCATTGGGCTTGGCATCGCCCAGGCGTTCGCCACCGGTGGGTGCAAGGTGGTGCTTAACGGGCGCAGCGGCGGTGCTGCGAGCGCGGCGTTGTGCGCCCAGATGAAAAGCGAGACCGGTGCCGACGTGACCTTCGTTGCCGCTGACGTCGGTCGCAGCGAGGAGGCCGCGGGACTGATCGCGGGCGCCGAGGCGGTGTTCGGCGGCGTCGATATCCTGGTCAACAATGCCGGTATCCAGCATGTCGCGCCGCTCGAGGCGTTTGACGCCGAGCGCTGGGACGCGGTCCTCGCTACGAACCTGTCGTCGGTTTTCTACACCAGCCGGGCGGCGCTACCGGGCATGCGCGCGCGCGCGTGGGGGCGGATCATCAACATCGCCTCGGTGCACGGACTCGTCGCCTCACCGTTCAAGGCCGCCTACGTTGCCGCCAAGCACGGGGTGCTCGGCCTAACCAAGGTGATCGCGCTGGAGGCGGCGGAGGCGGGGATCACCTGCAATGCGGTCTGCCCCGGCTACGTATGGACGCCGCTGGTCGCGAACCAAATCGAAGATCAGGCGGCCGCTCACGGCATCCCCCGTGAGCAGGTGATCCGCGACGTCATCCTCGCCCCCCAGCCGACCAAGGCGTTCATCGACGCCGGCGAGATCGCCGCGCTCTGTCTGTTCCTGGCCTCGGATGCCGCGAAGTCGATCAACGGCGCCACGCTGCCGGTCGACGGCGGCTGGACGGCGCGCTGA
- a CDS encoding ComEC/Rec2 family competence protein yields MNVAPARAVGNIPRIGRFHAFAGWIGASLLAERERWVLWLPVFVGIGIGIYFCLPSEPRPWSGAAALFLGFIALLLVTGSSEHGQVLRPVAVCVVAAILAVAVGFAAAQIKANALGTLTLEKAIGPTVVHGRVGRVEHFPSGLRVTIDQLAISRLAHDKLPERIRLRLRGSQPAIRPGDEIELLAMVMPPPAPSVPGGYDFQREAYFRGLGGVGYSVGSARVLSDDHPQNGVTTAFARARFTIAERVRTYLDGATAAVTTALLTGETRSIPDAAMAAIRNSGLAHLLSISGLHIGLVAGIIFVLTRSALALIPALALRFPIKKWAALASVIAAGGYTLLASAPVPAQRSFVMIAIVLLAILVDRQGISMRLVAAAALIVLITQPESMLGPSFQMSFAAVLALIAGYEELHVRRRQPEERHGLPVRLLLYFAGVVFSTLLASSATAPFAAYHFNRFQLYGIVANMLAVPLTGFWVMPWAVAAVLLMPFGLEAFALVPMGWGVAGIIHIAEDVAAWPGAVILLPTMPLWGLVVITFGGLWICLWQRPWRWLGGLGIAAGLVGMLFVEPPDVFVDAKGQLFAVRDDDGGLMFSSKSAARSARESWIRRVGDEAASGYWRDDGGKARDGAIRCDELGCVYRRGGHVVAFARRGEALIDDCTQADVIISLAVVRRRCASATTVVDRAALLRNGTHVLWLDAGTVRLESVNGRRGNRPWVPVLADESADTDADAGDDDADASRKTRPGEHRISSVAKDQPDDLEP; encoded by the coding sequence ATGAACGTCGCGCCAGCGCGCGCAGTGGGAAACATTCCCCGGATTGGGCGCTTCCATGCGTTCGCCGGCTGGATCGGCGCATCCCTGCTCGCCGAACGCGAACGCTGGGTGCTGTGGCTGCCGGTCTTCGTCGGTATCGGCATCGGCATCTACTTCTGTCTTCCAAGCGAACCCCGGCCTTGGAGCGGGGCTGCAGCGCTCTTTCTCGGTTTTATTGCGCTGCTCCTGGTCACCGGCTCGTCGGAGCACGGACAGGTGCTGCGACCGGTCGCAGTTTGCGTCGTCGCCGCCATCCTCGCCGTTGCCGTGGGATTCGCGGCCGCACAGATCAAAGCCAATGCTCTTGGAACGCTCACACTGGAAAAGGCGATCGGGCCCACGGTGGTGCACGGTCGAGTCGGGCGGGTTGAACACTTCCCAAGCGGGCTGCGGGTAACGATCGACCAGCTCGCCATCAGCCGGCTGGCGCACGACAAACTCCCTGAGCGGATACGCCTGCGGTTGCGTGGCAGTCAGCCGGCTATCAGGCCAGGAGATGAGATCGAACTCCTGGCCATGGTGATGCCGCCGCCGGCACCCTCGGTTCCAGGAGGCTACGACTTTCAGCGTGAGGCCTACTTCCGCGGGCTGGGGGGCGTCGGCTACTCTGTCGGCTCGGCGCGCGTACTCAGCGACGATCATCCGCAAAACGGCGTCACAACCGCGTTCGCCCGCGCCCGATTCACCATTGCCGAACGGGTCCGCACCTATCTCGACGGTGCAACGGCGGCGGTGACAACCGCGCTGCTGACCGGGGAGACACGCTCGATCCCCGACGCGGCCATGGCAGCGATTCGCAATTCGGGCCTGGCGCATCTGCTGTCGATTTCCGGCCTGCATATCGGTCTCGTCGCCGGCATCATCTTTGTTCTTACCCGCAGCGCCCTCGCGCTGATCCCGGCCCTGGCCCTGCGTTTCCCGATCAAGAAATGGGCGGCGCTCGCCTCCGTCATCGCCGCGGGGGGCTATACCCTGCTGGCGTCGGCCCCGGTGCCGGCACAGCGCTCGTTCGTAATGATCGCTATCGTTCTGCTGGCTATTCTCGTCGACCGGCAGGGCATATCCATGCGCCTCGTCGCCGCCGCCGCCTTGATCGTGCTGATCACGCAGCCGGAATCGATGCTGGGCCCGAGTTTCCAAATGTCCTTCGCGGCGGTTTTGGCGCTGATCGCCGGCTACGAGGAACTGCACGTCCGCCGCCGACAACCGGAGGAGCGCCACGGGCTGCCCGTGCGCCTGCTGCTCTATTTTGCTGGCGTCGTCTTTTCAACCCTGCTGGCATCGAGCGCGACCGCACCTTTTGCCGCCTATCACTTCAACCGCTTTCAGCTCTATGGGATCGTCGCCAATATGCTGGCGGTGCCGCTGACCGGCTTTTGGGTCATGCCGTGGGCGGTCGCGGCGGTGCTGCTGATGCCGTTTGGCCTCGAGGCATTCGCGCTGGTGCCGATGGGTTGGGGTGTAGCAGGGATAATCCACATCGCCGAAGACGTCGCCGCATGGCCGGGCGCAGTAATTCTGTTGCCGACGATGCCGCTTTGGGGACTCGTCGTCATCACCTTCGGAGGACTGTGGATTTGTCTTTGGCAGCGGCCGTGGCGATGGCTGGGGGGGCTTGGTATCGCGGCCGGGCTCGTCGGAATGCTGTTCGTCGAGCCCCCAGACGTGTTCGTTGATGCAAAAGGACAGCTCTTTGCCGTCCGTGACGATGACGGCGGGCTGATGTTCTCATCAAAGTCCGCCGCTCGCTCGGCGCGCGAGTCCTGGATTCGCCGGGTCGGCGATGAGGCTGCATCTGGCTACTGGCGGGACGACGGCGGTAAGGCACGCGACGGCGCCATTCGCTGCGACGAACTGGGCTGCGTCTATCGCCGAGGAGGCCATGTCGTTGCCTTCGCGCGCCGTGGCGAGGCATTGATTGACGACTGCACGCAGGCTGATGTGATCATCAGCCTGGCGGTCGTCCGCAGGCGATGCGCCTCGGCCACGACGGTCGTCGATCGAGCCGCTCTCTTGCGCAACGGAACGCACGTCTTATGGCTGGATGCGGGAACGGTGCGGCTTGAAAGCGTCAATGGCCGGAGGGGCAACCGTCCTTGGGTGCCGGTCCTCGCCGACGAGTCCGCAGATACCGATGCGGACGCCGGTGATGACGACGCGGATGCGTCTCGGAAGACTCGCCCCGGCGAGCATCGGATCAGTAGCGTCGCAAAAGACCAACCAGACGACCTTGAACCTTGA